The DNA sequence TATTTTTATCGAACCCACAAATTTTAACATAACGATAAAAGAAAAGACCTGTTGTTTGGTAGCATTGGTTTTACCATTTTTGCTTAAAATTTAAAAAATGCCAAAAATTTCGGCCAAAGGTCTACGAATGCCAGCCTCGCCCATAAGAAAGTTGGTTCCGTTTGCAGAGCAGGCAAAAAAACGTGGCGTTAACGTCATACACTTGAACATTGGGCAACCAGATATAAAAACTCCTGAAATTGCCTTGAATGCTGTTAAAAATGCCAAAATAGAAGTATTGGCCTACAGCATGACCGAAGGTTCAGAGAATTACCGTAAAAAATTGGCACGGTACTATGCCAAAAACCAAATTCATGTAACTGCCGATGACATTATCGTAACCACTGGAGGCTCTGAGGCACTCTCTTTTGCCATGGGAACCATTATGGACAATGGTGATGAAATCATCATACCTGAGCCCTTTTATGCCAATTACAATGGTTTCGCCACCGCAATGGGCATCAAAGTGGTTCCGATTGTTTCCATGATTGAAGAGAATTTTGCCTTGCCCCCCATTTCTGAGTTTGAAAAATTGATTTCAGAACGTACCAAAGCAATTTTGGTATGCAACCCTGGCAATCCGACCGGATATTTGTATAGCAAAGAAGAAATAGCCCAGCTTGCCCAATTGGCCCGAAAACATGATCTTTTCTTGGTGGCCGATGAGGTTTATAGAGAATTCGCTTATGATGGCAGGGAACACTATTCCATTCTACAGGAACCGAATTTAGAGAACCATGCGATTATCGTAGATTCAGTATCGAAAAGGTACAGCATGTGTGGTGCCCGAGTCGGTTGCTTGGTTTCAAAGAACCGACAGATCATCAAAACCGTCCTTAAATTCGCACAAGCTCGCTTATCGCCGCCTACCTTGGCCCAGATTGCCAGTGAAGCAGCCCTGGAAACCCCTCAAAGTTACTTTCAAGAAGTGATAGACGAGTATGTGGCCAGACGCAATATTCTGGTTTCAGAACTGAAAAAGATCGAGGGTGTCAAAGTTGCCGTGCCACAAGGTGCCTTTTACTGCATGGCAGAGCTTCCTGTCGAAAGTGCCGATGATTTTGCCCAATGGCTTTTGGAAAATTATGAAATGAACGGAGAGACCGTCATGGTAGCTCCGGCCGCGGGCTTTTATGCCACTAAGGGTCTGGGCAACAATCAGATACGTATAGCCTATGTACTCGAGAAAGAGAGCTTGATAAGGGCCGTCAATATACTAGCTTCTGCCTTAAAGACTTATAAACAGCAGTAAGTGAACATTCAAGAAAACATATCCTTAAAAAACCTGAATACGTTTGGTATAGATGTCAAGGCCAGGTTATTCATAGAAATCACCAGTCTTCTTGGGCTGCAAAAAGCATTGGGCCTAGAGGCATACCCAAAAAAGTTTATCATCAGCGGAGGCAGCAACATGCTATTGACCAAAGATATCGATGCATTGGTGCTATATGTCAACATCAAGGGAGTTTCAGTCGTCGAGGAAAATGACGAAACGCTGGTCGTAAAGGCTATGGCGGGTGAAAATTGGCATCAATTTGTCATCTGGTGCCTTGAAAAAGGGTATGGGGGCATTGAGAACCTATCGCTCATTCCAGGCAATGTGGGCACTGCGCCAATACAGAACATCGGTGCCTATGGGGTCGAACTAAAAGATGTGTTCGTAAGCTGCAACGCCATGGAAATCGAAACGGGCGAGCTCGTTGAATTTGATAAAGAGGCTTGTCAGTTTGGTTATCGCGACTCTATCTTTAAACAATCTGCCAAGGGCCGTTACATCATTACATCGGTAAATCTAAGATTGACCAAGAAGAATCATGCCCTGAATACCGATTACGGAGCCATCGAAAAAGAGCTCATACACAAAAACATAGTATATCCGACCATCCAAGACATTTCAAATGCGGTGATCAAAATCAGGCAAAGTAAGCTACCAGACCCCAAAGAAATTGGCAATAGTGGCAGTTTTTTCAAAAACCCCGTTATTTCAAAGAAAAATTTTGAAAAAATGTTAAAAAAACATCCTGAAATGCCGCACTATGAAATTGATGAGGGCCTAATCAAGGTGCCTGCCGGATGGCTCATAGAACAATGTGGTTTTAAAGGAATCAGAGTAGGTGATGCCGGAGTTCATGAAAAACAGGCCCTGGTTCTGGTCAACTATGGAAATGCATCCGGAGAAGATATTTTGGCAATCGCTGAAAAAATCCAGACCTCGGTCAAAAAAAATTTCAAAATAGATTTGGTGCCCGAAGTCAATATCATAAGATAACCCCCGCATCATAATGATGAACAGGGGTCATACCAAACCAAACTAACCAAAAACTTTATAACCATCTGCCACTATCAAAGCAGCAAGTCTTTATTGTTCAAATGCTAAATAATCAATTTCATAATTTAGCGTTACATTATATACGCACGAGTCTTTGGTTTGGATTTTTTTATAAGGTGATTTTTTAAGGCCCATGAGCACACTACTTGAAAAGCATATTGTCGAACTGCTTGCCGAACGCAATGAAAAGGCAATTTCACTTCTGTACGACAATTATGCCGATACCTTGTTCGGTGTAGCCTACAAGGTGGTAAAAGATGAAGACCTTGCCCAAGATGTGCTACAGGAAAGTTTTATCAAGATCTGGAAAAAGTCTGATTCATACGACCCCACAAAGGCAAAATTGTTTACAT is a window from the Muricauda sp. SCSIO 65647 genome containing:
- a CDS encoding pyridoxal phosphate-dependent aminotransferase; the protein is MPKISAKGLRMPASPIRKLVPFAEQAKKRGVNVIHLNIGQPDIKTPEIALNAVKNAKIEVLAYSMTEGSENYRKKLARYYAKNQIHVTADDIIVTTGGSEALSFAMGTIMDNGDEIIIPEPFYANYNGFATAMGIKVVPIVSMIEENFALPPISEFEKLISERTKAILVCNPGNPTGYLYSKEEIAQLAQLARKHDLFLVADEVYREFAYDGREHYSILQEPNLENHAIIVDSVSKRYSMCGARVGCLVSKNRQIIKTVLKFAQARLSPPTLAQIASEAALETPQSYFQEVIDEYVARRNILVSELKKIEGVKVAVPQGAFYCMAELPVESADDFAQWLLENYEMNGETVMVAPAAGFYATKGLGNNQIRIAYVLEKESLIRAVNILASALKTYKQQ
- the murB gene encoding UDP-N-acetylmuramate dehydrogenase, whose translation is MNIQENISLKNLNTFGIDVKARLFIEITSLLGLQKALGLEAYPKKFIISGGSNMLLTKDIDALVLYVNIKGVSVVEENDETLVVKAMAGENWHQFVIWCLEKGYGGIENLSLIPGNVGTAPIQNIGAYGVELKDVFVSCNAMEIETGELVEFDKEACQFGYRDSIFKQSAKGRYIITSVNLRLTKKNHALNTDYGAIEKELIHKNIVYPTIQDISNAVIKIRQSKLPDPKEIGNSGSFFKNPVISKKNFEKMLKKHPEMPHYEIDEGLIKVPAGWLIEQCGFKGIRVGDAGVHEKQALVLVNYGNASGEDILAIAEKIQTSVKKNFKIDLVPEVNIIR